In a single window of the Diabrotica undecimpunctata isolate CICGRU chromosome 11, icDiaUnde3, whole genome shotgun sequence genome:
- the LOC140452779 gene encoding uncharacterized protein: MGDLPQSRVTPSFPFAVTGVDYAGPFALRTSRHRGASSYKGYISLFVCLSTKAIHLEVVTDLSTEAFMAAIKRFIARRGKPCQMMSDNGTTFVGANNSLLELGKFLKTNGNKFPDMCAKSDINWKFIPAHSPHFGGLWEAGVKSVKANLKRVMTDTKLDYERFVTLLTQIEGVLNSRPLSALSSNPSDLLPLTPAHFLIGRAMDSVPEINLSNSSITSLSRFQQLQQLRHHFSKRCSLEYVSELQERKKWKVNQSKIQTDTLVLIKERNLPPLNWCLGRVEVLHPCADGVR; this comes from the coding sequence ATGGGAGATCTTCCCCAATCAAGAGTCACCCCCTCATTTCCATTTGCTGTTACAGGAGTTGATTATGCTGGTCCATTTGCCCTCAGAACTAGTCGTCATAGGGGTGCTTCTTCATATAAAGGTtatattagtttatttgtttgCCTATCGACAAAGGCCATTCATTTAGAGGTGGTAACGGATCTTTCCACCGAAGCCTTTATGGCggcaataaaacgatttatagcTAGAAGGGGCAAACCATGTCAGATGATGagtgataacggaaccacatttgtGGGTGCCAACAATTCTTTGTTGGAATTGGGTAAATTTTTGAAAACCAATGGTAATAAATTCCCTGATATGTGTGCTAAATCTGATATAAATTGGAAGTTCATACCGGCTCATTCTCCTCATTTTGGCGGTCTCTGGGAGGCTGGAGTCAAATCGGTGAAGGCTAACCTCAAACGAGTTATGACAGATACGAAATTAGATTACGAAAGATTTGTTACATTACTAACTCAGATTGAAGGAGTATTAAATTCTCGTCCTTTGAGTGCATTGTCTTCTAACCCTTCTGATCTTTTGCCTTTGACACCAGCTCACTTTCTCATTGGAAGAGCCATGGATTCCGTTCCAGAAATAAATCTATCAAACTCATCCATTACCAGTTTGTCTAGATTCCAGCAGTTGCAGCAACTTCGCCATCATTTTTCGAAACGTTGTTCTCTGGAATACGTCTCCGAATTGCAAGAACGGAAGAAATGGAAAGTCAACCAATCTAAAATTCAGACTGACACACTCGTCCTCATCAAAGAAAGAAATTTACCTCCTTTAAACTGGTGTCTTGGGCGCGTAGAAGTTTTGCATCCCTGCGCTGATGGAGTTAGATGA
- the LOC140452780 gene encoding uncharacterized protein, protein MGDLPTLKKIRASLKVRLTSFIKFIDRDSTHGEMNEPTRAEIELRIENANSIHTQYQETQLKIESLLDAITEEEINYRETLETSFYSVIIKAKQLLTTTSASASSTSSPTSEHFAFNHTYYTTSNIKLPSIELPKFSGNIEEWLDFHNLFDSACITGSAERVIASIPLSASNLTVTWNLLVERYSNKELLLHNHIKAIFNLKAINKEGSFSIRNLIDKFCSNLRALEALKQPVE, encoded by the exons atggGGGATTTGCCTACGTTAAAAAAGATAAGAGCATCTCTTAAAGTGCGATTAAcctcatttattaaattcattgaTAGGGACTCAACCCACGGTGAGATGAATGAGCCAACTCGCGCTGAAATTGAATTGCGCATCGAAAACGCGAATAGTATTCATACTCAATATCAAGAAAcccaattaaaaatagaaagtttacTGGACGCAATaactgaggaagaaataaattacaGAGAAACGTTAGAAACATCATTTTATTCAGTTATAATTAAGGCAAAACAACTGTTGACAACAACCTCAGCTAGTGCCTCCAGTACATCTAGTCCTACTAGTGAACATTTTGCATTCAATCATACATATTATACAACCTCCAATATAAAACTTCCTTCTATTGAATTGCCAAAATTCAGTGGCAACATAGAAGAATGGTTAGATTTTCATAACTTATTTGATTC agCATGCATAACAGGTTCTGCTGAGAGAGTCATTGCTTCTATACCTCTCTCTGCTTCTAATTTGACTGTTACATGGAATCTTTTGGTTGAGAGATATTCTAACAAGGAATTGTTGTTGCATAACCATATTAAAGCCATCTTCAATTTAAAGGCAATCAATAAAGAAGGTTCATTTTCAATCAGAaatttaattgataaattttgtaGCAATCTTAGAGCTTTGGAGGCATTAAAACAACCAGTCGAATAA